The Mus caroli chromosome 9, CAROLI_EIJ_v1.1, whole genome shotgun sequence DNA window TAACAGGTTCTTAGTAGAGATCTTCAAAGGTCTGTAGAGGTTTATACAGAGATCTGTACTTTCATCACCTCACCAGGAAAAGGATCATGGAGCTGTTAGGTACAAGCATTGTCTAGATGTCCTGTGTTCTTGGTTGTAGCCAGTGGAGAGGAAACACTGTCCTTATGAAACCAGATAGACAGATTCTAAGAACAATAACTGAATTTGCCCTCTGATCTTTCAATGCATATGTGTACCATCATATACGTGCACACTCATattaacatacaaacatacacatgcatatccaaagacaaaataataaaataaataataaacaatatttCCACATGTGTGTGATGATTTATTTCAGATAAACTAAGGCTAATATTTTCTAAACTTTCTCTACTAAGATAAAAAGAccaacagttgtgtgtgtgttgccctgatgctgtttgtattctgatgttaattctgcttccgcAAGGGGGGTTGCCCCCTATGAGCAGTGGTTCACATATACAGGTAATCTAATAGGAACCGTCTCCCTATTCTAACTGGTCAATAAAGACTAGAGCCTTCTGACTGGGCAGTGAAAAAGAAATGTGGAACAAGAAGttttggagaagaaagaggagaacaagaagggaaggagggaggacagaagagCGGAAAACCAATATGGAGCAGAACCACACGACAAGCAGAAACTGCATGTAGCAAATGGTCTTAGAGCTGGGGAATAATTTAGTACACATAATTCTAGATCTGACAAATCTAGGCACATAGCTTGCAATTATAAAACCTGGGTTGTGTGTTTTTTATACAGGCTTTATTGGATTTGAAATTCATTCAAAAATTGGTGTACCCTATATAGGGCTTAAAATCCAACTAACCTGAGATCCGCCCCCCAATATAAACAGCTAGTGCTGCAATCTAAACCTTTAGTAGTgtgtaaaataaatgagaaatgggTCTAAAGGATTCACAGAAAGTTACTGAGAATCTCTTTTTCCAAGCCCCAAGCAACCATTGACAGCACCCCAGCCCAAGCTGGGAATTAGGTAGTATCAGTGTTATAACACAGTTGGGGGGGGGCGGCTGAGCCTAAAGAAGGAACAAGGACCTCTGGGTTCAACTCCTTGTGAAATAGCTGTTATAGCTGAAAAAACAGCAGTTAATTTTCCAAAGTCTTCTCACAGGCTTATCCAGGCATCTCTGTCCCCAGAGAGCCATTCTATACTAGCCTTCCAGTATCTCCAATGTCTAAATAGAACTTAGGAGAGCCTAACTGCCTGCCACAATTGCCAGCCACAATCCAAAAAAGGTAGGATGGATCAGAAGCCAACTTCCAAGTCTTGAGCTGaacagcagagagagacaaaggtaTAAGAAGCTCTGGATCAGGTAAtacaaatctatctatctatctatctatctatctatctatctatctatctatctatctatctatctactttaaGATGAGAAACACAATAAATACCTTTAGGGTTTTATGGGATGATATTTTGAACAGTTTGATAGGGATGGATTTAAAGGATATTGACATCTTGCCAGTTATCACTATTACAATGTTAAGTATCTTGGTTTATTATGCCTTCTCAAGAGACAGGTCCGTAGTTAAACGATCGAGAGCCTTAGAAAGGGAATTAAAGGGATTTATAGTTTGAAAACAGGAGCTGTAAAATATGGTAGAACAAAAGATGCAGAAATTCATAGATGAGAGTGAGCAACAGAGAGATAAACTTAAGAATTGGCAACATGTCCTAGAAGAAACACTGgaagtaaaggaaatgaaaattctaGGTCAAGATAAgcgacagagaaaggaaaatgaagtctGGGGACAGGAACTGGAGAAGGAAATAGAACAAAGGATGCAACAGCTCACAGATCAGACTGAGtggcagaaagaaaataatgaggaTTAGAAGTAATGCTTGGAggagaatcttttaaaattaatcaatcaaaATAAACATCTGAATATCAGTataacaatataaagaaaaaatttaaatgtggaaGCAGAACCTTGAACAGAGGATACAGGACCTCAGGCAACAGAAGgaacaacaaaaagatataaaACATATGTATAGACCTTAAGGGATGAACTAAAAATATCAATTAGTCATAGTCATCAGGCATAGTCAGAAGATAAAATTAGAGGAAGTCAAGTAAAGGTTGTTAGAAAACAAATCTTAGTTTATCTAGCAGCCGATGATCATCCATAGAATTATCAGGGACTCAAATGGCAAAACCATGGATGTGTTAGAACTGGGAAAATTTAAGGAAAGTGTaactaattttgaaatatatttcccCTTTGTTAAATAAATCTTGACTTCTTTGGCTACTGAAAATACAATAATACTTCAAGACTGGAAGGATATGGCAAAGGCAATATGAGAACCACGATAACATTTACAATAGTTCTCATGGTAGAGAAGAGGCAAAGAAGATAGCATGACAAATTAAAGTCAGAGGTAACAAGTTTTCTAAATACcaggtgttgtgtgtgtgtgtctgtgtgtgttgaatTGTTGAGGTAGAGATGCAGGCTGAATATGATGAAAAAAACCTTGACTTGATGTCACTTGGCAGCCTTAAATGCCTGGGAAAAATCATAGAAAAGGTAAAGACTTGAACCATTTTCTCAAGTCATGCAAGATCCAAAGGAAACATTCCCTCACCTTTTGCCAAGCTTGTCTTCAGTTGTAGAAAGAAGTATTTTGAATCCTTCAACAAGAAAGACACTAATTGAGTCTTTAGCTTTTGAAACTTTTAATGCTGAATGCAAAGAAGTAATCAAACCACTGAAGGCAAggtcaacatatatatatatttatatatatatatcatatatatgttatatggatcagatatgatagGGAAAGACCTCCCCGAATTTCTTGgctaaagacagaaaggaagatcTATCAAGACAGGTAACATGACTTGCTGATTCCTCTACATGGGCATAGCACTGTAACTGGCTCAGACataaaaaaaatgtctctagccaaaaTTTCAGCTAAAATTagataataaattttattgtttatggAATCCTTAAGATTCATCATACTATCTTTCAGATAGCATGAATGAAGATCTATTACAATTAGTTattgataaaattaactcataaaaggaCAGTTGCCGGGCTGtagagaaggctcagcggttaagagcactgactgctcttccaaagttcctgagttcaaatctcagcaaccacatggtggctcacggccatccataatgagatctggtgctctcttctgggactgtctggagacagctacagtgtacttacatataataaataaataattaaaaaatagttgCCTTTAAACTACTCAGACAAGGAGCAAAAAATGTATACTTAAATCATTTGTGCACCTTGCACAATCCATAAAATAATAGTACTAAAATTTTTGTTGTAAGATTCAAATATTACAGAATGTGTAGTGCTGACCAGACCCATTCACAGGGATGCTGAAATGGCCTGTTGTTCTACCTCCCTGCCTCCTGATGTtgtttccagagacttgcttccagaTCAGCTTCAGGAATAGCTACTGATTTCCAATGAACTTGGAtcatccagcctttcagacagATCCAAtcagaacttcagtcaagccCTGATCTTTCAAAGCATATAGAAATTGGATAACAGATGCTACAGCTCGCTTTCTTAAGTctaaacattttttcaagttTTCGTACCCATGCACACCCCTTTAAAAAATTTATCACCCCAATTCAGCAGGATGAAGTTGTGGAAAGTTGTTATCCACATCACTtgggtttgggtgtctggttGTGGTTATTTCATAGCTTatagataggttgtcattttaagggataatttaaAAATGGTCTTAATTTTGAACTAGGAAGAAACCAAATAAAGAGCTTAGACATGTGAATTgttgtctttcctttcctcttctctatcctttctttcctaggtAAAAGGAAAGAGATTGAAAGGAAAAAGGTGGAAAGAGTAATATTATAAGCAATTAGATATATTGGATGGATTACTAAATTTGTACTTTTCAAAGCTGGAcaatcacatatttatatattgaatcaaatgatcaaaatacaatTATTTCACCATTTCCTCTTTTACCATTCTCTGTAAAACTTATTAAATATACTTTGGAATAATTCATTCTATAATTTGAGTCCTGTAAATCTTCAGAATACTATTGCCATCATTTGAAgtttctattaaatattttacctGCATTTTGGGCGATTTTCTTTGATCTAAATTTACATATCCTCTCTTTAGCTGAACCTACTCTAAAATTTttgtcattcttttattttttattggatattttctttatttacatttataatattaTCCCCTTTCGTGATTTCCCACCCAAAACCCCCAGTCCCATCCTCCTTTcacctacttctatgagggtatttccccacctacccacttacTCCTACCTCCCCAAACTCACATACCCCTAACCTGGAGCATTGATCCatcacaggacaaagggcttcttctcccagtgatgctcaacaaggccatcctttgctacacatgtggctggagccaagggtccctccatatgtggaggtttagttcctgggagctcctgagtgtagaagaatacaaattgatcctttcctatctccttgtacaaagctcaagtacaagtggattaaggacctccacataaaaccagatacactgaaatcaTTAGAAGAAAAACTGGGGAAAAGCCTCTaacacatgggcataggggaaaatttcctgaacagaacaccaatagtttatgctctaagatcaaggatcaacaaatggaacctcataaaattaaacAGCTTCAATAagataaaggacactgtcaatagagcaaaatgacaaacaaaagattggaaaagaatctttaccaatcctacatctgatagaatgctaatatccaatatatacaaagaactcaagaagttagactccagaaaatcaaataaccctattaaaatggggtacagagctaaacaaagaattctcaactgagaatttcaaatggccaagaagcacctaaagaaatgttcaacattcttagttatcagggaaatacaaatcaaaataacactgagattccacctcaaaccagttagaatggttaagataaaaaactcaggtgacatcagattctggcaaggatgtgaagaaagaggaccattgctccattgttggtgagattacaagctggtacaaccactctggaaatcaatttggcagttcctcagaaaactggatatagtactattGGCAAACCCAGCTATACTGCtgctgggcatatatccaaaagatgttccaacatataacaaggacacatgttccactatgttaatagaagccttatttatatccagaagcttgaaagaacccatatgtccctcaacagtggcacagttatagaaaatatggtacatttacacaatggaatactacttagctattaaaaacaatgacttcatgaaatttgcaggcaaatggatggaatttgaaaatatcatcctgagtgaggtaacccaatgacaaaagagcacacatgatatgcactcactgataagtggatattagcccaaaagctcagcatatccaagatacaagtcacagaccaatgaagctcaagaaaagggaagactAAAGTCCTTCTTGGAAAAGGAAACACagtactcatgggagcaaatatggagacaaagtatttGATGAAGGAAATGCCATACAGttactaaatttattcttaaacaaaACTTTGTATAGCCACAATCtaacattggtagaaatctttatatttgATGCAAAATGGACGTTGTGATTTATTACATTTGTAAAGAATTCACATATTGAAacaggtttaaggttttcattggtacaaatctttgtatattaatacaaaatttaaaattaatattgttattctTAGATAAACTttgcaactcatttaagaataaaaGGTTTTGAGCCAATTCTTCtatagctgctattacaaactgtttagggtGAATAAGTAATACAAGTTACAGGGCAAATAATAATCTTATGATTATATTAGATTCTGTATTATAATGAATATTCAATGTTATTAACCTAGAAATATCTAAAAGTAGTCAAGGATTAACATACTTTATATAGATAATCTTCAAAAGCATCAGGAATCCACAGAATATGACTTTTACAATCATTTCATTAGACTTTTGACAAAGAAATGCATGTTCCTTACAATACCCCCTACACTGTTCAAAGAAGATATTTAATAAATCATAACCTCTATTTAGAGCTGTTTCTGTTAAATCATGGTAGATACTTGGCAAGAATTTCCTTAATTCATCTAAAGAAAAANATAATACTACCCAAGGAAGGATACACAATGTGGGATAGTCAACAGCTTAGCTCTGTCAAGACAGGCTAAGCTAGtttttgtatttccttctttACTTAAAGTATGTCAGACAGTTCTGGGCCaggaggctgaagacagatggacTCACAATTTGAGGAATGGGGAATTGACCAGGAAGTCAACTGTCTCTGCAAATTTGTTGTTTGGAACTTatatttttgtgcttcctatatatccagacaatatttattttgttcttggatttctgatgggatTAAAGATCATTCATAGTTACATAAACAAATTTAAGTTGTTTATCACTAAGGAAGATGATCTAGATTTAAAAGGTTGGTTTTCAGATGTTAAGGcaagttaaaatcaaaatataattcagATATATAATTGTAGGCTCTTTAAATTAGGATAGATGTTCAAATAATATACTTAAATAATATGACATAAATGATGGACTGGACAATATTAGTGTGTATGAAACATTTTAGGCTACATAACTATTGTAAATATGTTaagtaaatatctgatagaaAAGACCTTTCTAATGGACAAAAAGGGTGAAACGTTGTGGGTtgccctgatgctgtttgtattttaatattagtTCTGATTTCTCAAGATGGGCTGCCCCTGATCAGCAGTTGATCACATATTCATGTGATCTCATGTGAAACTTCTTCCTATTTGACCTGGTCAATAAAAGATTGAACCTGTTATTtggcagggaaagggaaaggtAGAACAATACATtttggagagcagagaggagaatgagaaggaaaggacagaggacagaagaggaaggagaagccatAATGGAGCAAAACCATATGGCCACAAGAAACTGCACATAGTAGAGGGTCTTACAGGTGGGAAATAGCATAGTATGTATAGTTCTATATCTGCCCAATTGAGGCAGATtgcttataattataataactagattgtatgtgtgtgtgtgtgtgtgtgtgtgtgtgtgtgttttaatctgGGCTTTTGGGGGTTAAAAATTCATGTAACACAAATGTCTTACAAACGCTTGCAAAATTTGTGAAATTTATGTATAATGTATTCTAATCCAAACCAAATATACTGAAAGCAGCACAAAATGGTAAATAAGCAATATTTTGGTTACATATTGGATACCACATACCTATATTAGtggaaagaaaatatcaagaaaattatcaaGGCCTGGTATAGCAAATAATTTCTTGATACTTGGCAGTGACCACCAAGAAGAAGATATGAAGTGAGATAttgtaaaaaataatattaagttaGGCATTAAAGATCAATATTATACTctcaagaaatgaagaaaataacgtggattaacaaaatcaaaacaataattaTACTATGTAGTAGCCACAAATGAAGAGCTAATGAAATATTTTGTACATTATATTTATCAGAAAAATGAtcttctttctattattttcttcagAGCAATATTGACATCCTTGTTCCTCAGACTATAGATTAGGGGGTTGAGCATAGGCACAAAGATGGTATAGAATATGGAACATATTTTTCCCTCATCTATGGAGCTTGAAGATGATGGTTTCAGATACATAAATGCAGCAGAACCAAAAAAGACAGCAACAGCTGAGATGTGAGAGCTGCAGGTACTAAAGGCTTTGGATCTTCCCTCAGTAGATTTAATCCGCAGGATGCTGATAATGATGAAAGTATAAGAAATGAGGATGGTCAGGGTTGGGAAAATGGTATTAATTAGACTAAAAATTAGAATTACAAGCTCATTCACAAAAATATTAGAACATGAGAGCTTAAGGATAGAAATAAGATCACAGAAATAATGGTTAATCACATCAAATCTGCAGAAATCAACTCTAAATATACACCCTACATGAGCTGATGCACAAACTATGCCTATAATGTAAACtcctaaaacaagagaaaagcacTTATGTTGAGACATGATGCTACTATAAAGCA harbors:
- the LOC110301213 gene encoding olfactory receptor 146-like, whose product is MLDQGFLPRQILGKQAQDIKERLKNLPENMEKGNHSTVTKFFLSGLTDQPELQLPLFLLFLGIYLLTVLGNLGMIILILLSSHLHTPMYFFLSSLSFIDLCQSTVITPKMLVNFVMEKNEISYPECITQLCFFVIFVVSECFMLAAMAYDRYVAICSPLLYSSIMSQHKCFSLVLGVYIIGIVCASAHVGCIFRVDFCRFDVINHYFCDLISILKLSCSNIFVNELVILIFSLINTIFPTLTILISYTFIIISILRIKSTEGRSKAFSTCSSHISAVAVFFGSAAFMYLKPSSSSSIDEGKICSIFYTIFVPMLNPLIYSLRNKDVNIALKKIIERRSFF